DNA from Bacteroidota bacterium:
TCCAGCCGCGCCCCGACCGCGCTGTCGGCGACGTAGCCAACCCGCCGGTGCTGCTCTACCACGGCCGCGTCGACCGCCGCAAGGGTGCGCTCGACCTCCTCGACGCCGTTGCGCTCCTGGACCGCCCGCTCCGGCTCGTCGTTTCCGGGATCGGGCCGGACGTGGAGGCCGTCGAGCAGCGCGTCGACGCGCTCGGGATCGGGGGCCGGGTCGAGATCGCGGGCCTCGCGCCGTACGAAGATGTCCCCGCCCGCTACCACGAAGGCGACGTGTTCGTCTCGCCGACCTGGATGGAGGGCTTCTCGAACACGATCCTGGAGGCGATGGCGAGCGGGCTGCCGATCGTCTCGTGCGAGGTCGTGGGCGTCGTCGACTGCCTCGCCGACGGGCGCGACGCGCTCCTCACTCCGCCCAAGCAGCCGGGTGACCTCGCCGCTGCCATCGAGCGCATCCTCGACGACCACGCCCTTCGCCACCGCCTCGCCGAGACCGCGCTGGACGAGGCGCGGACGCTCTACAGCTGGCAGGCCCGCGCCGAGCAGATCGCTGGCGTCTACCGCTCGCTCCTCGGGACGGTGCCGAGCGACGACTGGCACTACGACGGCTCCGACCCCGACCCGTGCCGGTTCCGCGAGGTCCCGCAGCTCCTCTAGCGGCAGCGTCTCCGATGCCGACGGCCCTCTTCGTCTCGCCCCACCTCGACGACGCCGCGTTCTCCGTCGGGGGTACGGCGGTGCACCTCGCCCAGCGCGGCTGGCGCGTCGTCGTCGCCACCGTCTTCACCCGGTCGGTCCCCGACCCGACCGGCTTCGCGCTTGCCTGCCAGACCGACAAGG
Protein-coding regions in this window:
- a CDS encoding glycosyltransferase family 4 protein; amino-acid sequence: MRICFISRRFFPTISGMSVYALNLLRQLVRQGHDVVMVSQYYGGEAATVYGDGPPMPVEGVDIVGLESVGEQTSGDYEADIEEMVSVIEAKHAEAPFDVVHAQYCYPTGLAALEASRRLGIPNVVSIQGGDGHWVGSCCGTHRQAMEAVLGHAGALLIGSRSFAEEVHERLGTPLDRFTIVPGAVNVERFQPRPDRAVGDVANPPVLLYHGRVDRRKGALDLLDAVALLDRPLRLVVSGIGPDVEAVEQRVDALGIGGRVEIAGLAPYEDVPARYHEGDVFVSPTWMEGFSNTILEAMASGLPIVSCEVVGVVDCLADGRDALLTPPKQPGDLAAAIERILDDHALRHRLAETALDEARTLYSWQARAEQIAGVYRSLLGTVPSDDWHYDGSDPDPCRFREVPQLL